One window of Phycisphaeraceae bacterium genomic DNA carries:
- a CDS encoding aldehyde dehydrogenase family protein — protein sequence MSSAMHTEVLRSLGLDSHPRVVPGTGPSDGVIVSNNPATGQPIAGVKLDDATSYERTVAQSAEAFTRWRSVPAPARGQIVRAIGDEIRKHKDALGALVSLEVGKIRSEGLGEVQETIDIADFAVGLSRQLHGLTMPSERPQHRLMEQWLPLGPIGVITAFNFPNAVWGWNAMLAAVCGDTTVWKPSLLAPLTAIATNTIADRVATSMGHPGVFTLVIGTDDVVGERLAADPRFPLISATGSCRMGRRVGQVVASRFGRCLLELGGNNALIVTPSADLDLAAKAVVFGAVGTAGQRCTTTRRLIVHRSIADRFTQTLVNAYKTVRIGDPLAEGTLVGPLINARAIEQFEHAIVQARAQGGEVLVGGGRASVSGAPGGHFVQPTIIRAPDSGELPIAKEETFAPLLYVFAYDTLDQAISMQNSVEQGLSSAIFTNDMRESGRFLNPDGSGSDCGISNVNAGTSGAEIGGAFGGEKATGGGRESGSDSWKAYMRRQTITVNFGSTFALAQGIRFE from the coding sequence ATGTCCAGCGCGATGCACACGGAAGTCCTTCGCTCGCTCGGTCTCGACTCGCACCCGCGAGTCGTTCCGGGCACGGGCCCGTCGGATGGCGTCATCGTCAGCAACAATCCAGCGACCGGCCAGCCGATCGCAGGTGTGAAACTCGACGATGCTACGTCATACGAACGAACGGTGGCTCAGTCCGCCGAGGCCTTCACCCGCTGGCGGTCTGTTCCTGCCCCAGCGCGAGGCCAGATCGTGCGTGCGATCGGAGACGAGATCCGGAAGCACAAAGACGCCCTCGGGGCGCTCGTATCGCTCGAAGTCGGCAAGATCCGATCCGAGGGACTCGGCGAGGTACAGGAGACGATCGACATCGCCGATTTCGCGGTGGGTCTGTCCCGCCAGTTGCACGGGCTGACCATGCCATCGGAGCGGCCCCAACACCGGCTGATGGAGCAGTGGCTCCCGCTCGGGCCGATCGGCGTTATTACCGCGTTCAACTTCCCCAACGCCGTCTGGGGGTGGAACGCGATGCTCGCCGCGGTATGCGGCGATACCACGGTGTGGAAGCCATCGCTGCTCGCCCCACTTACGGCGATCGCAACAAATACCATCGCCGACCGTGTCGCGACGTCGATGGGGCATCCGGGCGTGTTTACGCTCGTCATCGGGACCGACGACGTGGTGGGGGAACGCTTGGCCGCCGATCCGCGGTTCCCGTTGATCTCCGCGACCGGGTCTTGTCGCATGGGCAGGCGGGTGGGGCAGGTTGTTGCATCGAGGTTCGGCCGCTGCCTCCTCGAACTCGGCGGCAACAACGCCCTGATCGTGACACCCTCGGCCGATCTCGATCTCGCGGCAAAGGCCGTCGTCTTCGGCGCAGTAGGCACCGCTGGCCAGCGTTGCACCACGACACGGCGATTGATAGTTCATCGCTCGATCGCGGACCGATTCACACAGACGCTCGTCAATGCGTATAAAACGGTCCGTATCGGTGATCCGCTCGCCGAAGGAACGCTCGTCGGTCCGCTCATCAACGCACGGGCGATCGAGCAGTTCGAGCATGCCATCGTGCAAGCAAGAGCGCAGGGGGGCGAGGTGCTCGTGGGTGGCGGGCGGGCGAGCGTCTCGGGCGCACCGGGCGGGCACTTCGTACAGCCGACGATCATCCGTGCCCCGGACTCGGGTGAACTCCCCATCGCGAAGGAAGAAACGTTCGCCCCTCTTCTCTACGTCTTCGCGTATGACACGCTCGACCAAGCGATCTCGATGCAGAACAGCGTCGAGCAGGGGCTCTCGTCGGCAATCTTCACAAACGACATGCGCGAGTCGGGTAGATTCCTCAACCCAGACGGTTCCGGCTCTGACTGCGGCATCTCCAACGTCAACGCGGGGACGTCAGGGGCAGAGATCGGCGGGGCTTTCGGTGGCGAGAAAGCCACAGGCGGCGGGCGCGAATCCGGCTCCGACTCGTGGAAGGCGTACATGCGCAGGCAGACAATCACCGTGAACTTCGGTTCCACCTTCGCCCTTGCACAGGGGATCCGCTTTGAGTAA
- the rpiA gene encoding ribose-5-phosphate isomerase RpiA — translation MSNEQQTTIDALAEAAVAPVQSGMYVGLGTGRTATRGIHALARRVKDEKLDIKCVPTSEASERLGKELGLKIVDFSLLERIDYLFDGADEVDRELRMLKGAGGAMTRERIVAWGSDRCVYMVDQSKIVPRLGTRNTLGVAIMMFGMAAARAEIRSLGLNGVWRRTIQGELFVTDNGNLILDVTLDDRNLEELAAALNDIPGVIDHGLFLGEADEILVDTGSSIDRYRREESQI, via the coding sequence TTGAGTAACGAGCAGCAGACAACGATCGACGCCCTCGCGGAAGCAGCCGTTGCTCCAGTGCAATCCGGCATGTATGTCGGGCTCGGCACCGGTCGCACCGCAACACGTGGCATCCACGCACTCGCGCGGCGTGTCAAGGATGAGAAACTCGACATCAAGTGCGTCCCCACTTCCGAGGCCTCCGAGCGGCTGGGGAAGGAACTCGGACTCAAGATCGTCGATTTCTCGCTTCTCGAACGCATCGATTACCTCTTCGACGGCGCGGACGAGGTCGACCGCGAGCTCCGCATGCTCAAGGGCGCGGGCGGCGCGATGACACGCGAGCGGATCGTCGCTTGGGGATCCGACCGGTGCGTGTACATGGTCGATCAGTCCAAGATCGTTCCTCGCCTCGGGACACGCAACACACTCGGCGTCGCCATCATGATGTTCGGCATGGCCGCGGCTCGCGCCGAGATCCGGTCCCTCGGGCTCAACGGCGTCTGGCGTCGCACCATCCAGGGTGAGCTGTTTGTGACCGACAACGGCAATCTGATCCTGGATGTCACGCTCGATGATCGGAACCTCGAAGAACTTGCCGCCGCGCTCAACGACATTCCAGGTGTGATCGATCACGGGCTCTTTCTCGGCGAGGCCGATGAGATCCTGGTGGACACCGGCTCGTCCATCGATCGCTACCGGCGTGAAGAGTCACAGATTTGA
- the lepB gene encoding signal peptidase I has translation MSKQKDEREPKPKKTFFQQLMEWVKAFVFALVVMVPLRSSIVDWFDVPSGSMEPTIVPGDRIFVNKLAYGLRVPLTDEPCRWITKWNSPARGEIVICYSPEDGTRLVKRIIGIAGDTIELRAGKLFINGTESEYGPLEDEIQRQIDGGRFGVMRFARESFEGASHPVVTTPNWPQARELERGGVFARPPWNQPSWTPSNFGPIEIPAGKVFVVGDSRDQSKDSRYFGYIDEGQVVGRSPAVVFSWQFSKGRGLKIKWDRFFRGFE, from the coding sequence ATGAGCAAGCAGAAGGATGAACGCGAACCGAAGCCGAAGAAGACGTTCTTCCAGCAGCTGATGGAGTGGGTCAAGGCCTTCGTGTTCGCGCTGGTTGTGATGGTTCCACTCCGCTCATCAATCGTCGACTGGTTCGACGTCCCATCAGGGTCGATGGAACCCACGATCGTCCCCGGCGATCGCATCTTCGTGAACAAACTGGCGTACGGCCTCCGTGTTCCGCTTACCGACGAGCCGTGCCGCTGGATCACTAAGTGGAACTCGCCCGCACGCGGAGAGATCGTGATCTGCTATTCGCCGGAGGACGGCACCCGCCTGGTCAAACGCATCATCGGGATCGCCGGCGACACGATCGAGCTTCGTGCCGGCAAGCTCTTCATCAACGGGACCGAGTCCGAGTATGGCCCGCTCGAAGACGAGATCCAACGCCAGATCGACGGTGGGCGTTTCGGCGTCATGCGCTTCGCACGCGAATCCTTCGAGGGCGCATCCCACCCCGTGGTTACAACGCCCAACTGGCCCCAGGCACGCGAGCTCGAACGGGGCGGCGTCTTTGCAAGGCCTCCATGGAATCAGCCATCCTGGACACCCTCGAACTTCGGCCCGATCGAGATCCCCGCAGGCAAGGTCTTCGTCGTGGGTGACAGCCGCGATCAGAGCAAGGACTCTCGATATTTCGGCTACATCGACGAGGGACAGGTCGTGGGTCGGAGCCCGGCGGTTGTCTTCTCGTGGCAATTCAGCAAGGGCCGCGGGCTGAAGATCAAATGGGACCGGTTCTTCCGCGGCTTTGAATGA
- a CDS encoding YebC/PmpR family DNA-binding transcriptional regulator, whose protein sequence is MAGHNKWSKIKHRKAVVDKRRGKVWTKCARAIMSAARQGGPDPSANVTLRYAIDEARYANMPKDTIERAIQKGIGEVGAADWEPVRYEGYGPGGVAIVADALTNNRARTVTDLRLIFEKHGGNLGNAGSVGYMFENRGRILIEQSGRADDAMFEGAIEAGAEDIQPPLTSDDDSDEDADRIWTVLSKPTEFQVVKDGLERAGFKIVEAELALVPSTSVEIGVEQARSIIRLIDALDDNDDVQKVYHNGLIPDEAFEG, encoded by the coding sequence ATGGCAGGCCACAACAAGTGGAGCAAGATCAAGCATCGGAAGGCCGTCGTTGACAAGCGACGGGGCAAGGTGTGGACGAAGTGCGCGCGGGCGATTATGTCCGCGGCTCGCCAGGGGGGCCCCGATCCTTCTGCCAACGTGACGCTCAGGTACGCGATCGACGAAGCACGCTACGCCAACATGCCGAAGGACACGATCGAGCGGGCGATCCAGAAGGGGATCGGCGAGGTCGGTGCCGCCGACTGGGAGCCGGTGCGGTATGAGGGATACGGACCGGGCGGCGTCGCGATCGTGGCGGATGCGCTGACCAACAACCGAGCGAGAACCGTGACGGATCTCCGTCTGATCTTCGAGAAGCACGGCGGCAACCTGGGGAACGCGGGCTCGGTCGGTTATATGTTCGAGAACCGGGGACGGATCCTGATCGAGCAATCGGGTCGGGCCGACGACGCCATGTTCGAGGGCGCGATAGAGGCCGGCGCCGAAGATATCCAACCCCCTCTCACTTCCGACGATGACAGCGATGAGGATGCCGATCGGATCTGGACGGTGCTCTCAAAGCCAACAGAATTCCAGGTCGTGAAAGACGGCCTTGAGCGAGCGGGCTTCAAGATTGTGGAGGCAGAACTTGCGCTCGTGCCATCGACGAGCGTGGAGATTGGCGTCGAGCAGGCGCGGTCGATCATCAGACTCATCGACGCGCTCGATGACAACGACGACGTTCAGAAGGTGTATCACAACGGCCTGATCCCCGACGAGGCGTTCGAGGGGTGA